The sequence GCGCGCCTCGGCGAGGATGCCGCGACGCGCGTGATCTCGAAGGTCGACGCCGACCCCGAGACCGGCGTGTTCGACCGCGACCGCGTGCTGCGTTCGTTCGATGAGACGACGGCGCGGCTGGGCGTCGAGCGGCTGCCGCTGCTGCACCTGCACGATCCCTACACGGTCACGTTCGAGGAGGCCATGGCGCCGGGAGGTGCGGTCGAGGGACTGATCGAGCTGCGCGAGTCCGGCCGTGTCGACGCCATCGGCGTCGCAGCCGCTCCGGTGCCCCTCCTGGCCCGCTACGTCGCGACGGGGGTGTTCGACGCTGTGCTGATCCACAATCGATTCACGGTCGTGGACCAGTCGGCCGCGCCGGTCTTCGCCGACGCGCACGAGCGGGGCATGACGGTGTTCAACGCTGCGCCCTTCGGTTCCGGCATCCTTGTCACCGGTCCGCGTCCGGCCGCGATCTACGACTACCGCCCCGCCACGCCGGAGCTCATCGGCTGGGTCGAGCGCCTGGAGCGCGTGTGCGTCGCGCACGGCGTCTCGCTGCCCGCCGTCGCCTTGCACTTCTCGCTGCGATCGGCGCTGGTCGACTCGACGATCGTCGGGGTGG comes from Microbacterium cremeum and encodes:
- a CDS encoding aldo/keto reductase — translated: MTLNVSPLTLGTSGLGRDTVPGSPEEEAAVAVAVDLLSSSHRFTDTSNNYSAGRSETVMGVAIARLGEDAATRVISKVDADPETGVFDRDRVLRSFDETTARLGVERLPLLHLHDPYTVTFEEAMAPGGAVEGLIELRESGRVDAIGVAAAPVPLLARYVATGVFDAVLIHNRFTVVDQSAAPVFADAHERGMTVFNAAPFGSGILVTGPRPAAIYDYRPATPELIGWVERLERVCVAHGVSLPAVALHFSLRSALVDSTIVGVATPGRRAQLDELAATPVPDELWREVEALGPAPSPVDDSAHA